Proteins encoded in a region of the Gulosibacter sediminis genome:
- a CDS encoding YwiC-like family protein yields the protein MNAKVTNVTSMTMSEEEERKARLRQYMLTMAIRTACFLLMIVVRGPMLWVLALGAIFLPMIAVALANHVRARRQRAVESPDAGAIILRSAKEAE from the coding sequence ATGAACGCCAAAGTCACCAACGTCACCTCGATGACGATGAGTGAGGAAGAAGAGCGCAAGGCGCGCCTGCGCCAGTACATGCTCACCATGGCGATTCGCACGGCCTGCTTCTTACTCATGATCGTCGTGCGGGGCCCGATGCTCTGGGTGCTCGCGCTCGGCGCGATCTTCCTGCCAATGATCGCCGTCGCGCTCGCGAACCATGTTCGCGCCCGGCGGCAGCGAGCGGTAGAATCGCCTGATGCGGGGGCGATTATTCTCCGTTCGGCAAAGGAGGCGGAATGA
- a CDS encoding acetone carboxylase: MSGGEFDLRSRLRGFLASKDERPQCSRAQCEAQAVHRIEWRNPRIHDADRVKIWLACDEHLDFLLGFLESRRFPVRLARIDDPVNEEPIE; encoded by the coding sequence ATGAGCGGCGGTGAGTTTGACCTGCGCAGCCGCCTTCGTGGCTTCCTCGCGTCGAAGGATGAACGACCCCAGTGCTCCCGCGCTCAGTGCGAGGCGCAGGCGGTGCACCGCATCGAGTGGCGCAACCCGCGCATTCACGATGCCGACCGCGTGAAGATCTGGCTTGCCTGCGACGAACACCTCGATTTCCTGCTCGGATTCCTCGAGTCGCGTCGCTTCCCCGTGCGCCTCGCGCGCATCGACGACCCCGTGAATGAGGAGCCCATCGAGTGA
- a CDS encoding SURF1 family cytochrome oxidase biogenesis protein, translating into MTQTGTRPSNSNTRQGWKFLLSRRWLSYFILLVVFAIACGFLSHWQFERRDEKVAENELVTAHFDADPQPLDEVLPTLDAYDPNQEWTVVEMTGHYLTEDQLLARARPFDGQPGFEILTPFETTSGEVFIVNRGWIPTGNEQDSPDSVPEAPSGELTVTARLKPGEREIPGRTAPAGQIATIYLPTFAEELGTDRTYTGAYGLLRSESVDAETGELTPKPELTEGNHLSYAFQWIIFAVIAAVGLIYGLREEFKERNEDDPRVLAASARAEERRRNRGRKTDAEIEDELLDDSAAPSSSR; encoded by the coding sequence GTGACCCAAACCGGCACTCGACCCTCGAATTCGAACACGCGGCAGGGATGGAAGTTTTTGCTGAGCCGGCGCTGGCTCAGCTATTTCATTCTGCTCGTCGTGTTCGCCATCGCCTGCGGTTTCCTCTCGCACTGGCAGTTCGAACGCCGCGACGAGAAGGTCGCCGAGAACGAGCTCGTCACCGCGCACTTCGACGCCGACCCCCAACCCCTCGACGAGGTGCTGCCGACGCTCGACGCCTACGACCCGAATCAGGAGTGGACGGTCGTCGAAATGACCGGGCACTACCTCACCGAAGACCAGCTGCTCGCCCGCGCCCGCCCCTTCGACGGGCAGCCTGGCTTTGAGATCCTCACGCCATTCGAAACGACTTCGGGCGAGGTCTTCATCGTTAATCGTGGTTGGATCCCCACCGGCAACGAGCAAGACTCCCCCGATTCCGTGCCCGAGGCGCCGTCGGGCGAACTCACCGTGACGGCTCGGCTGAAGCCCGGGGAGCGCGAGATTCCCGGCCGCACCGCGCCAGCCGGGCAGATCGCGACCATCTATCTCCCCACCTTCGCCGAGGAGCTCGGCACCGATCGCACCTACACCGGTGCCTACGGGCTGCTGCGCAGCGAGTCGGTCGACGCGGAAACGGGCGAGCTCACACCGAAGCCCGAACTCACCGAGGGCAACCACCTCAGCTACGCGTTCCAGTGGATCATCTTCGCCGTGATCGCCGCGGTCGGCCTCATCTACGGGCTGCGCGAGGAGTTCAAGGAACGCAATGAGGACGACCCCCGCGTGCTCGCCGCCAGTGCGCGCGCCGAGGAGCGGCGCCGCAACCGCGGCCGAAAGACCGACGCCGAGATCGAGGACGAACTGCTCGACGACTCGGCAGCGCCTAGTTCATCTCGATGA